A single region of the Stigmatella erecta genome encodes:
- a CDS encoding ABC transporter permease, translated as MNRSARIAVVLASALAILAPLLLVVWQSFLDGPFFARNVHPSLGAYQFVFEDPDFYRALGNSVLVAGGMTLIAVPVGALLAFLLVRTDLPGRRWMEPLLLTPMFISSIVLAFGFVVAFGPVGLVSLWVKGWAGSLPWDLYSRPSLILLAGLTHAPHVFLYAATALRSLGSDVEEAARSMGAGPLRVAATISLPMIRPALLYAGVLVFFLGFELFGLPLVLADPQGELVLATYLYKLTNVLGIPSYQLMAVVVMVIVFIAVPLVWLQNRLLQGANRYVSIQGKAQSARPIALGVWRWPAAALIALWLFTVVVAPVCGLVLRAFVSSWGEGVDLAGALTLSHFRELAHYPNLMRGITNTLVLAAVGGAASVAVYTGINLAMHRWRSAWARAIDYLVLLPRAMPGIVAGLAIFWVFLFFPPLQPFRQTLLAMWVAYTLVWMAYGMRLVSSSLLQIAPDLEEAGRVVGASPGRVTRDVTLPLIRAGLVGSWMLVFVTFAREYSTGVYLLGPGTEVIGSLLVSLWATGAVDTVVALSAVNIAMVGAGLVLLTLFRRKAHPG; from the coding sequence AGAGCTTCCTGGATGGCCCCTTCTTCGCCCGCAACGTGCACCCCTCGCTGGGGGCCTACCAGTTCGTCTTCGAGGATCCGGACTTCTACCGCGCGCTGGGCAACTCGGTGCTGGTAGCCGGGGGCATGACGCTCATCGCCGTGCCGGTGGGGGCGCTGCTCGCCTTCCTGCTGGTGCGCACCGACCTGCCCGGCCGGCGGTGGATGGAGCCGCTCCTCCTCACGCCGATGTTCATCTCCTCCATCGTGCTGGCGTTCGGCTTCGTGGTGGCCTTCGGGCCGGTGGGCCTCGTCAGCCTGTGGGTGAAGGGCTGGGCGGGCTCGCTGCCGTGGGATTTGTACTCCCGGCCGTCGCTCATCCTCCTGGCGGGCCTCACGCACGCGCCCCACGTGTTCCTCTACGCCGCCACGGCGCTGCGCAGCCTGGGCTCGGACGTGGAGGAGGCGGCGCGCTCCATGGGCGCGGGGCCGCTCCGGGTGGCGGCCACCATCAGCCTGCCCATGATTCGCCCCGCGCTCTTGTACGCGGGCGTGCTGGTCTTCTTCCTGGGCTTCGAGCTGTTCGGCCTGCCGCTGGTGCTGGCAGACCCCCAGGGGGAGCTGGTGCTGGCCACCTACCTCTACAAGCTGACCAACGTGCTGGGCATCCCCTCCTACCAGCTCATGGCGGTGGTGGTGATGGTCATCGTCTTCATCGCGGTGCCGCTCGTGTGGCTGCAGAACCGGCTGCTCCAGGGCGCTAACCGCTACGTGTCCATCCAGGGCAAGGCCCAGAGCGCGCGGCCCATCGCGCTGGGCGTGTGGCGCTGGCCCGCCGCGGCGCTCATCGCGCTGTGGCTCTTCACGGTGGTGGTGGCACCCGTGTGCGGGCTGGTGCTGCGCGCCTTCGTGTCGAGCTGGGGCGAGGGCGTGGACCTGGCCGGCGCGCTGACGCTGTCCCACTTCCGCGAGCTGGCCCACTACCCCAACCTGATGCGCGGCATCACCAACACCCTGGTGCTGGCCGCGGTGGGCGGGGCCGCGTCGGTGGCCGTCTACACCGGTATCAACCTCGCGATGCACCGCTGGCGCTCGGCCTGGGCGCGGGCCATCGACTACCTCGTGCTGCTGCCGCGGGCCATGCCGGGCATCGTCGCGGGCCTGGCCATCTTCTGGGTGTTCCTCTTCTTCCCCCCGCTGCAGCCGTTCCGGCAGACGCTGCTGGCCATGTGGGTGGCCTACACGCTGGTGTGGATGGCTTATGGCATGCGCCTGGTGTCGAGCAGCCTGCTGCAGATCGCCCCGGACCTGGAGGAGGCCGGCCGGGTGGTGGGAGCTTCCCCGGGCCGCGTCACCCGGGATGTCACGCTGCCGCTCATCCGCGCGGGGCTCGTGGGCAGTTGGATGCTCGTCTTCGTCACCTTCGCACGCGAGTACTCCACGGGCGTGTACCTGCTGGGGCCGGGCACGGAGGTGATTGGCTCGCTGCTCGTGTCACTCTGGGCCACCGGCGCCGTGGACACCGTCGTGGCCCTGTCGGCCGTCAACATCGCGATGGTCGGCGCGGGCCTCGTGTTGCTCACCCTGTTCAGAAGGAAGGCCCACCCTGGCTAA
- a CDS encoding ABC transporter ATP-binding protein, translating into MLVEDIHVRLGAHDILKGIRAEFRDGDVVALLGRSGCGKSTLLRSIAGLETPGRGRIHIGGRTVFDAAAKVNLPPEQRDLGLVFQSYALWPHKTVFDNIAYGLRLRKQPKEAVDRAVQEVMAGVGLEGYGERLPSQLSGGQQQRVALARALAYRPPIVLLDEPLSNLDAKLREEARIWIRGLIKRLGLTALFVTHDQVEAMAIADRIMLMDGGRMVQDGTPEQLYTEPQSLFAANFMGVNNTLPGRVVERRGGEARLEVGGLSLWGQQRGGTGTEGAATGVIRVEELELASGPGENRLPAQLDSSIYVGGRWEHQFQLAGHALRATTRGALAPGAYTLAFPRERLWIF; encoded by the coding sequence TTGCTCGTCGAGGACATCCACGTCCGGCTCGGCGCCCATGACATCCTGAAGGGCATCCGCGCGGAGTTCCGCGACGGCGACGTGGTGGCGCTGCTGGGCCGCTCTGGCTGCGGCAAGTCGACGCTGCTGCGCTCCATCGCCGGCCTGGAGACGCCCGGGCGGGGCCGCATCCACATCGGCGGCCGGACGGTGTTCGACGCGGCGGCGAAGGTGAACCTGCCACCCGAGCAGCGCGACCTGGGGCTCGTCTTCCAGTCCTATGCGCTGTGGCCCCACAAGACGGTGTTCGACAACATCGCCTACGGCCTGCGGCTGCGAAAGCAACCCAAGGAGGCCGTGGACCGGGCGGTGCAGGAGGTGATGGCGGGCGTGGGCCTGGAGGGCTATGGCGAGCGCCTACCCAGCCAACTGTCCGGAGGCCAGCAGCAGCGCGTGGCCCTGGCGCGGGCGCTCGCCTACAGGCCCCCCATCGTTCTGCTGGATGAGCCCCTGTCCAACCTGGACGCCAAGCTGCGCGAGGAAGCCCGCATCTGGATCCGCGGCCTCATCAAGCGGCTGGGGCTCACCGCCCTCTTCGTCACCCATGACCAGGTGGAGGCCATGGCCATCGCCGACCGCATCATGCTGATGGACGGAGGGCGCATGGTGCAGGACGGCACGCCGGAGCAGCTCTACACGGAACCCCAGAGCCTCTTCGCGGCGAACTTCATGGGCGTGAACAACACCCTGCCGGGCCGCGTGGTGGAGCGCCGCGGCGGCGAGGCCCGGCTGGAGGTGGGCGGGCTGTCGCTGTGGGGCCAGCAGCGCGGCGGTACGGGCACCGAGGGAGCCGCCACGGGCGTCATCCGCGTGGAGGAGCTGGAGCTGGCCTCCGGCCCTGGCGAGAACCGGCTGCCCGCGCAACTGGACAGCTCCATCTACGTGGGAGGCCGCTGGGAGCACCAATTCCAGCTCGCGGGCCACGCGCTCCGGGCCACCACGCGGGGAGCCCTCGCGCCTGGAGCCTATACGCTCGCGTTTCCCAGGGAGCGCCTGTGGATCTTCTGA
- a CDS encoding glycoside hydrolase family 3 N-terminal domain-containing protein, producing MHPAPSNSQLAGADLLRRVEALLEQMTLEEKAGQLAQYSVGTPTGPGTGRNDYETLVLTGAAGSLLNVVGAQETNRYQRIAVEQSRLKIPLLFGFDVIHGYRTILPIPLGMAASFNPALVEQAVRLSAVEAAAEGIRWAFSPMVDIARDARWGRVAESSGEDPHLGAALARAYVRGYQGTSLSEPTSVAASVKHFAGYGAAEGGRDYNTVDMSDVSLRQIYLPPFQAAVEEGVATLMSAFHAHNGVPATANGYLMTRILREEWGFNGFVVSDWGAVGELLKHGVALDGATAARKALSAGVEMDMEAHLYGPEIPRLVREGKLSEAVVNEAVRRVLRVKFALGLFENPFVDEKAAAYVATPQKRELARRMAEESFVLLKNEGSVLPLPPSGRKIALVGPLADAASGMLGIWSAKGEPQDVVTLRAALERLLKDKGTLRYAQGTGVLSNDTAGFQEALAAAAASDVVIAAMGEDENMSGEAGCRTRLELPGNQRQLLEALASTGKPVVLIVFSGRPMALTEVQGFASAIVQAWQPGIEAGPALTNLLWGQVNFSGRLPVTFPRSSGQVPLYYNHFNTGRPPGTTDLTRPPSNPAEKYVSRYIDECNIPLYPFGHGLSYTTFSFSEPTLSASALKAHEVQKQGKNVLRVKTQVRNTGKVQGTVVAQLYLRIHGASTAQPVRQLAGFQRIALAPGESRDVEFPLGFQELSFIDTCSVRGVEPHTRYDVWVGDSSEATQHASFTME from the coding sequence ATGCACCCGGCTCCCTCCAATTCTCAGCTCGCCGGAGCAGACCTCCTCCGCCGCGTTGAAGCGCTGCTGGAGCAGATGACGCTCGAGGAGAAGGCGGGCCAGCTCGCGCAGTACTCCGTGGGGACCCCTACCGGGCCTGGCACCGGCCGCAACGACTACGAGACGCTCGTGCTCACGGGTGCCGCCGGTTCGCTGCTCAACGTGGTGGGCGCCCAGGAGACCAATCGCTACCAGCGCATCGCGGTCGAGCAGAGCCGTCTCAAGATTCCCCTGCTGTTTGGCTTCGACGTCATTCACGGCTACCGCACCATTCTGCCCATCCCCCTGGGCATGGCGGCGAGCTTCAACCCCGCCCTGGTGGAGCAGGCCGTTCGCCTGTCCGCGGTGGAGGCCGCCGCCGAGGGGATCCGCTGGGCCTTCTCGCCCATGGTCGACATCGCGCGGGACGCACGGTGGGGCCGCGTCGCCGAGAGCTCGGGAGAGGATCCCCACCTGGGAGCCGCTCTGGCGCGCGCGTATGTCCGGGGGTACCAGGGCACTTCGCTCTCCGAGCCCACCTCGGTGGCTGCCAGCGTGAAGCACTTCGCCGGTTATGGCGCGGCGGAAGGTGGCCGGGACTACAACACCGTCGACATGTCCGACGTGAGCCTGCGGCAGATTTATCTGCCTCCCTTCCAGGCAGCCGTCGAAGAGGGGGTGGCGACCCTGATGAGCGCCTTCCATGCGCACAACGGGGTGCCCGCCACGGCCAATGGCTATCTCATGACCCGCATCCTGCGGGAGGAGTGGGGCTTCAACGGCTTCGTGGTCAGTGACTGGGGGGCGGTGGGCGAGCTGCTGAAGCATGGCGTCGCCCTCGACGGCGCCACCGCCGCGCGCAAGGCCCTGAGCGCGGGCGTCGAGATGGACATGGAGGCGCACCTCTACGGGCCCGAGATTCCCCGGCTCGTACGCGAGGGGAAGCTCAGCGAGGCGGTGGTGAATGAGGCCGTGCGCCGCGTGCTGCGCGTCAAGTTCGCGCTCGGCCTGTTCGAGAACCCGTTTGTGGACGAGAAGGCCGCGGCCTATGTGGCCACCCCGCAGAAGCGCGAGCTTGCCCGGCGCATGGCGGAGGAGTCCTTCGTCCTGCTCAAGAACGAGGGCAGTGTGCTGCCCCTACCCCCCTCGGGCCGGAAGATCGCCCTGGTGGGCCCCTTGGCGGATGCGGCATCCGGCATGCTGGGCATCTGGAGCGCCAAGGGAGAACCCCAGGACGTGGTGACCCTGCGTGCCGCGCTGGAGCGCCTGCTGAAGGACAAGGGGACCCTGCGCTATGCCCAGGGGACCGGCGTCCTGTCGAACGACACCGCGGGCTTCCAGGAAGCGTTGGCGGCAGCGGCGGCCTCGGACGTGGTGATCGCCGCGATGGGCGAGGACGAAAACATGAGCGGCGAGGCCGGTTGCCGGACGCGGCTCGAACTGCCTGGCAACCAGCGCCAGTTGCTTGAAGCGCTGGCCTCCACAGGCAAGCCGGTGGTCCTGATTGTCTTCAGTGGCCGTCCGATGGCCCTCACGGAGGTGCAAGGCTTTGCATCGGCCATCGTGCAGGCATGGCAGCCCGGCATCGAGGCAGGCCCCGCACTGACGAACCTGCTGTGGGGCCAGGTGAACTTCAGCGGCCGGCTCCCGGTGACTTTCCCCCGGAGCAGCGGACAGGTCCCACTCTATTACAATCATTTCAACACTGGCCGCCCGCCGGGAACGACAGACCTGACGCGCCCACCCTCGAACCCAGCGGAGAAGTATGTCTCGCGCTACATCGACGAGTGCAACATCCCGCTCTACCCCTTCGGCCACGGCCTCTCGTACACCACGTTCAGCTTCTCCGAACCCACGCTGAGCGCCTCGGCCCTCAAGGCCCACGAGGTCCAGAAGCAGGGCAAAAACGTGCTGCGCGTGAAGACCCAGGTGCGCAACACGGGCAAGGTCCAGGGCACGGTGGTGGCGCAGCTCTACCTGCGCATCCACGGCGCGAGCACCGCGCAACCCGTGCGCCAGCTCGCGGGCTTCCAGCGCATCGCACTGGCCCCAGGCGAGTCACGGGACGTGGAGTTCCCCCTGGGCTTCCAGGAGCTGTCCTTCATCGACACGTGCTCGGTGCGCGGCGTGGAGCCCCACACGCGCTATGACGTCTGGGTGGGTGACAGCTCGGAAGCCACTCAGCACGCCTCCTTCACGATGGAGTAA